In a genomic window of Melitaea cinxia chromosome 2, ilMelCinx1.1, whole genome shotgun sequence:
- the LOC123661740 gene encoding 1-acyl-sn-glycerol-3-phosphate acyltransferase alpha-like: MWENVCFVSAVILVIYVLKKLISSEPSKTKYYFYFLLFYLYGSFMACIVCPFFLFNPKNVKNAAVGAWLIKPITKVLNLKWNLRNGKVLSKNEGAVIISNHQSSLDILGLFNIWGAVGKLAPVAKKEIFYVWPFGLAAYLAGVVFIDRKNTKDAYEQLKITSEVMVKQKTKIWLFPEGTRNKENDKLLPFKKGAFAIAVAAQRPIIPVVFSPYYFIIEKKYIFNKGHIIVECLEPVSTEGLTMDDVPDLMERVWNQMNQKYKDLMKEVLSALPPDYIHAFKDHNIATG, encoded by the exons ATGTGGGAAAACGTTTGTTTCGTATCGGCTgtgattttagttatttatgtattaaaaaagttaataagcAGTGAACCCAGTAaaacgaaatattatttttactttcttctcttttatttatatggatcGTTCATGGCATGCATTGTTTGTCCGTTCTTTTTGTTTAAcccaaaaaatgttaaaaacgcTGC AGTTGGTGCCTGGCTCATAAAACCtataacaaaagttttaaatctaAAATGGAATTTACGTAACGGGAAagttttatctaaaaatgaaGGAGCCGTTATTATTTCTAACCATCAGTCATCTCTAGACATTTTAG gtCTCTTTAACATATGGGGTGCGGTGGGTAAGTTAGCGCCTGtagcaaaaaaagaaatattttatgtatggcCATTCGGATTAGCAGCCTATTTAGCAGGGGTAGTGTTCATTGATAGAAAGAATACAAAAGATGCATATGAGCAGCTTAAAATTACCTCAGAAGTTATGGTTAAGCAGAAG acaaaaaTATGGCTGTTTCCTGAAGGAACAAGGAATAaagaaaatgataaattattaccCTTTAAAAAAGGAGCATTTGCCATTGCCGTTGCCGCGCAAAGACCAATCATACCGGTGGTTTTTTCCccatactattttattattgaaaagaaATACATCTTTAACAAAG GACACATAATCGTAGAGTGTTTGGAGCCTGTGTCAACAGAGGGGTTAACAATGGATGACGTGCCGGATCTAATGGAACGAGTGTGGAATCAAATGAATCAAAAATACAAAGATCTCATGAAGGAAGTCTTAAGTGCATTGCCACCTGATTACATACACGCATTCAAAGACCACAATATAGCCACAGGATAG